One segment of Desulfosudis oleivorans Hxd3 DNA contains the following:
- a CDS encoding response regulator, which translates to MKKVLIVDDDAVSRGLLSRVMKPYAADFEILTAKDGAEAADMMTRQTIDLIISDLQMPVMDGFQLLEYIDQNFPGTPVFMMTAFSSKETEEKAYALGAFKFFEKPLNMDVLTDAIFEQLNSGAEGVMTGISLASFLQLLEMERKTCTLKISTPNKSGTIYFREGAMINAATDQVKGLQAAFEMLSWDQIKIEVSGVCRKKDRVIRQALMNILMEGLKIKDEKDQKSRLRPLTDFSSRKNVRTLR; encoded by the coding sequence TTGAAAAAAGTACTGATCGTAGACGATGACGCGGTATCCCGGGGATTGCTGTCGCGGGTGATGAAGCCCTATGCCGCGGATTTTGAAATCCTCACTGCCAAAGATGGGGCCGAGGCGGCGGACATGATGACCCGGCAGACCATTGACCTTATCATCAGCGACCTTCAGATGCCGGTGATGGACGGCTTTCAGCTTCTCGAATATATCGATCAGAATTTTCCCGGCACACCGGTCTTCATGATGACCGCCTTCAGTTCCAAAGAGACCGAAGAAAAGGCTTACGCCCTGGGAGCCTTCAAATTTTTCGAAAAACCCCTGAACATGGATGTGCTCACTGACGCCATTTTTGAACAGCTCAACTCCGGCGCTGAAGGCGTCATGACCGGTATCAGCCTTGCCTCTTTTCTTCAACTCCTGGAGATGGAGCGCAAAACCTGCACCCTGAAAATCAGCACGCCAAACAAATCCGGAACCATCTATTTCCGCGAAGGGGCCATGATCAACGCGGCCACTGACCAGGTCAAGGGACTGCAGGCCGCCTTTGAGATGCTCTCATGGGACCAGATCAAAATAGAGGTCTCCGGTGTTTGTCGCAAGAAGGACCGGGTGATCCGCCAGGCACTGATGAATATCCTGATGGAAGGCCTGAAAATAAAAGACGAAAAAGATCAGAAGTCACGGCTGCGGCCCCTCACCGATTTTTCTTCCCGGAAAAACGTCAGGACACTCAGGTAG
- a CDS encoding TetR/AcrR family transcriptional regulator: MSENNHRRPRKKPRQERAKVTVDAIYEAALQLFVIDNYSAVTTDKIAERAGVSIGTLYQYFPNKESILVGLWDQVFDAVVIGDTTHSLHGSEITEEEKVPEQDGSVADENGLKRIAGVYIGTYTGVLAGTIEGAIFNIKHRFKFRSTWRFDLDEESVKLVLENLPVIERIAGTGTLDPPTGFMKMVFQAPIMGKLPGTGWFDGGNFSFSIPRVDFAISGVFASDGLASGTWKFNISFVVLKVSAKGDMSGELKRTNA, encoded by the coding sequence ATGTCGGAAAACAACCACCGCAGACCCCGCAAAAAACCGAGGCAGGAAAGAGCAAAAGTTACGGTGGATGCTATTTACGAGGCCGCGTTACAACTGTTTGTAATAGATAACTACAGCGCCGTGACAACCGACAAGATAGCCGAACGGGCCGGGGTTTCCATCGGTACACTTTATCAATACTTTCCCAACAAGGAATCGATCCTGGTCGGTCTGTGGGACCAGGTGTTTGATGCTGTCGTTATCGGAGATACCACCCATTCTCTTCATGGATCCGAAATTACAGAAGAGGAAAAAGTCCCGGAACAGGATGGAAGTGTCGCCGACGAAAATGGCTTGAAGCGTATCGCCGGTGTATATATTGGTACCTATACCGGTGTGTTGGCAGGAACTATCGAGGGGGCGATTTTTAATATTAAACATCGGTTTAAATTTCGAAGCACGTGGCGGTTTGATCTGGATGAGGAAAGCGTAAAACTTGTCCTCGAGAACCTTCCGGTTATTGAGCGAATCGCCGGTACAGGAACCCTGGACCCCCCCACCGGTTTTATGAAAATGGTTTTTCAGGCACCAATCATGGGGAAGCTGCCGGGAACCGGCTGGTTTGATGGAGGCAACTTCTCCTTTTCTATCCCCCGCGTTGATTTTGCAATATCAGGGGTCTTTGCCTCGGACGGTTTGGCTTCAGGTACCTGGAAATTTAATATTTCGTTTGTCGTCTTAAAAGTGTCTGCAAAAGGAGACATGTCCGGCGAATTGAAAAGGACCAACGCTTAA
- a CDS encoding HEAT repeat domain-containing protein: MPWKTHTIVRGTIVIFGIVLAAWMLAACAPWYRSYDITSGEDLTKISAVPELRKALKDSKPDVRMAAATALGRIGPDARDALSDLVDVLGDNRHEVREASANAISSIIGTAPVSEADKNLMVQVQANRLASEDWAARVDAADQLAQMGPAGADAVPVLISTLSDETEWSYYWTRQYDKVRRAAANALGEMRSAATAASPALIKASKYQDPGVRLEAVRALGKIGTPSDSTVVKALTAALKDDDAGVRREAADALGAFEVYANNTVPNLVDALSDQDVDARRKAAQVLGRFGPKTDAAAEALVAALKDTDKAVRQTAARAIAEFGIDNKTAAATPLRPPVAAMAPEETAAVETTAQPETKIRSTVDLLNIRAMPSVNSRRVGKLLQNEIATVVETLVDWVKIEKPDGTTGYVFKEYTAMVHETGDASRVLQPESQKAQATVNMPMVPVVTAPVAVASASTVPKIRPIVDALEMRSEPFGSEQVGQLLRNEAAEVVESRAGWIKIKKADGTTGYVFKEYTESAP; this comes from the coding sequence ATGCCCTGGAAAACTCACACCATTGTCAGAGGCACAATCGTTATATTCGGTATTGTCCTGGCGGCATGGATGCTGGCTGCGTGTGCCCCGTGGTACCGGTCTTATGACATCACGTCGGGCGAGGATTTGACAAAAATTTCCGCCGTTCCCGAGTTACGAAAAGCTCTGAAGGACAGTAAGCCGGACGTTCGAATGGCGGCGGCCACGGCCCTTGGACGGATCGGGCCCGACGCAAGGGATGCGCTCTCCGATCTTGTGGATGTACTGGGCGACAACAGGCACGAGGTGCGCGAGGCATCGGCAAATGCGATTTCGTCTATTATCGGAACCGCACCGGTATCGGAAGCGGATAAGAACCTGATGGTGCAGGTGCAGGCCAACCGCCTTGCGTCCGAGGACTGGGCGGCTCGTGTGGACGCCGCCGACCAGTTGGCCCAAATGGGCCCGGCTGGCGCGGATGCGGTTCCCGTGTTGATTTCCACCCTGTCGGACGAAACAGAATGGAGTTATTACTGGACCCGGCAGTACGATAAAGTAAGACGCGCCGCCGCAAACGCCCTTGGGGAGATGCGTTCCGCGGCAACGGCCGCCAGTCCCGCGCTGATCAAGGCCTCAAAATATCAAGATCCCGGGGTTCGCCTGGAGGCGGTCAGGGCCCTGGGTAAAATCGGCACTCCATCCGACAGCACTGTAGTTAAGGCATTAACGGCCGCGTTAAAGGACGATGACGCGGGTGTGCGTCGCGAGGCGGCCGACGCACTGGGGGCCTTTGAGGTGTATGCAAACAATACGGTTCCCAACCTGGTAGACGCTCTTTCCGATCAGGATGTTGATGCGCGAAGAAAGGCGGCTCAGGTACTGGGCCGCTTCGGTCCCAAGACAGACGCGGCGGCGGAAGCCCTTGTGGCCGCGCTGAAGGATACCGACAAAGCGGTCAGGCAGACGGCGGCCCGCGCAATTGCCGAATTTGGCATCGACAACAAGACGGCGGCAGCCACCCCCCTGAGACCGCCGGTTGCCGCTATGGCCCCTGAAGAGACTGCAGCAGTGGAGACTACGGCACAACCGGAGACAAAAATCCGTTCCACTGTGGATCTGCTTAACATTCGGGCCATGCCCAGTGTAAACAGCCGACGTGTAGGTAAACTGCTGCAAAACGAAATTGCAACAGTGGTTGAGACCCTGGTGGATTGGGTCAAAATCGAGAAACCCGACGGCACCACCGGCTATGTGTTTAAAGAGTACACAGCGATGGTGCATGAGACAGGGGATGCCTCCAGGGTGCTACAACCAGAGTCACAGAAGGCGCAAGCCACTGTCAACATGCCGATGGTACCGGTTGTCACCGCACCGGTTGCCGTTGCTTCGGCTTCGACAGTTCCCAAAATACGGCCAATCGTGGATGCCCTTGAGATGCGATCAGAGCCTTTTGGGAGTGAACAGGTCGGCCAACTGCTGCGTAATGAAGCGGCGGAGGTTGTCGAGAGCCGGGCCGGATGGATCAAAATAAAAAAAGCCGACGGCACCACCGGCTATGTGTTTAAAGAATATACAGAGAGTGCCCCCTGA
- a CDS encoding FG-GAP repeat domain-containing protein, which yields MATHYLKKMSAQKDGIVSEQVVSHGMLKASAVAASVAGCVFLASPAHQALAAPGPFLPHGIEGNPLPMPVSASWWSRPALADIDADGDVDIFVGDKTGTINYFENIGTASAPAFEMRTGADSPFWYYDTGCGTYYPYIVDALAAPTFADLNGDGDLDAGVGNSYGSIDYFENTGTVSTPCFVMRTGAKSPFWYYNKGDRTYYPTKYTDTGSTPAFADLDGDGDFDLFVGSFISFLSTPMRYFENTGTVTAARFAETDGPLDALTDALSSPAAAFADIDGDGDLDAFMGIKYQSYETFVGVLGTVLSPISGITCFENTGDASAPHFTDNSTGNPFTGLETDPWSAPAFADIDSDGDLDAFVGGMSGDLKFFENTGTTSAPVMTERRTVNSPAWGVDVGKYSHPVFVDIDGDGDLDAFVGEFGTIKGAFKYDGDSFMGLGLRPAVYGNVNFFENTGTAQSPHFVQRADADYGLGEGVMSPLVVFTTPAFVDIDGDGDMDAFMGARYGFDLDVELAEETPDVVSVSDISDPSVFIQYFQNVGTPTAPYFAPMPSQQNPAATIGGTAFDDYKPAFMDADGDGDFDLFIGDRDGDIYYFENTGTANAAEFNAALPEYEANPFGLTAVDHNATPTFADTDGDGDMDAVVGEYHSAIHYFENTADATATEPIFVERTGTDNPFGIYGDEDGAYLFTSPAFADIDSDGDQDLFVGEWGGRILFLENREIVPVVPPVEEDDDDDDGKGNNTFVIPSAEGCFINSIGG from the coding sequence ATGGCAACACATTATTTAAAGAAAATGTCTGCGCAAAAAGACGGTATTGTCTCTGAACAGGTGGTTTCGCATGGCATGCTGAAAGCGAGTGCCGTGGCGGCTTCCGTGGCCGGATGCGTGTTTCTGGCCTCTCCTGCCCACCAGGCACTGGCCGCACCCGGCCCTTTTCTCCCCCACGGAATTGAGGGCAATCCCCTGCCCATGCCCGTGAGCGCTTCCTGGTGGAGCCGGCCGGCCCTTGCTGACATCGACGCTGATGGTGACGTCGATATTTTCGTGGGCGACAAGACGGGCACCATTAACTATTTTGAAAATATCGGCACTGCCTCGGCTCCGGCCTTTGAAATGCGCACCGGCGCGGACAGCCCCTTCTGGTATTACGACACCGGGTGTGGGACCTATTATCCATACATTGTGGATGCACTTGCGGCACCCACTTTTGCGGACCTTAATGGCGACGGGGACCTGGACGCCGGCGTGGGCAACAGTTACGGATCGATTGACTACTTTGAAAACACCGGCACTGTCTCGACCCCGTGCTTTGTAATGCGCACCGGTGCGAAAAGCCCCTTCTGGTATTATAACAAAGGGGATAGAACCTATTATCCAACAAAATATACGGATACGGGTTCGACACCGGCTTTTGCAGACCTTGATGGCGACGGCGACTTCGACCTCTTTGTGGGCTCCTTCATAAGCTTCCTCAGCACGCCGATGCGGTATTTTGAAAACACCGGCACAGTCACCGCAGCCAGGTTCGCGGAGACGGATGGCCCGCTTGACGCCCTGACCGATGCGTTATCGAGCCCTGCAGCCGCCTTTGCCGACATTGACGGTGATGGAGACCTGGACGCTTTCATGGGCATCAAATACCAGTCCTACGAGACATTCGTTGGCGTACTCGGTACGGTTCTTTCCCCAATCAGCGGCATCACCTGTTTTGAAAACACCGGTGACGCCTCGGCCCCACACTTCACAGACAACAGTACGGGCAATCCTTTTACCGGGCTTGAAACCGACCCGTGGAGTGCTCCGGCCTTTGCCGACATTGACAGTGATGGCGATCTGGACGCCTTTGTGGGCGGTATGTCCGGTGACCTGAAATTCTTTGAAAATACTGGAACTACAAGCGCCCCGGTCATGACAGAACGCCGGACCGTCAACAGCCCGGCATGGGGTGTGGATGTGGGTAAATACAGCCATCCCGTTTTTGTGGATATTGACGGGGACGGCGACCTGGACGCCTTTGTGGGTGAATTTGGTACTATAAAAGGTGCTTTTAAGTATGATGGTGACTCTTTCATGGGCCTGGGCCTGCGGCCTGCGGTCTATGGCAACGTTAACTTTTTTGAAAACACCGGAACCGCCCAGAGCCCTCATTTTGTGCAGCGCGCGGACGCGGACTACGGCCTGGGCGAAGGCGTGATGAGCCCACTTGTCGTTTTCACCACCCCGGCTTTTGTGGATATTGATGGCGACGGTGACATGGACGCCTTTATGGGGGCCAGGTACGGCTTTGACCTGGACGTGGAGCTAGCAGAAGAAACGCCGGATGTTGTCTCGGTATCCGATATATCGGACCCGTCCGTGTTTATTCAGTATTTTCAAAACGTCGGTACGCCAACGGCTCCCTATTTTGCCCCTATGCCCTCTCAACAAAACCCGGCAGCCACTATCGGGGGAACGGCGTTCGATGATTACAAACCCGCCTTTATGGATGCTGACGGCGACGGCGATTTTGATCTGTTTATCGGAGATAGAGACGGCGATATCTATTACTTTGAGAACACCGGGACCGCCAATGCGGCCGAGTTTAACGCCGCGCTTCCGGAGTACGAGGCCAACCCCTTTGGCCTGACCGCGGTAGATCACAACGCAACCCCCACCTTTGCCGACACTGATGGGGATGGCGACATGGACGCCGTTGTGGGCGAGTATCACAGCGCCATTCACTACTTTGAGAACACCGCTGACGCCACCGCCACCGAACCGATCTTTGTGGAACGCACCGGCACGGACAACCCTTTTGGCATCTATGGCGACGAGGATGGCGCTTATCTTTTTACCTCGCCGGCCTTTGCCGACATCGACAGCGACGGAGACCAGGATCTGTTTGTGGGTGAATGGGGCGGCAGAATCCTCTTCCTGGAAAACCGGGAAATTGTTCCGGTGGTGCCGCCGGTGGAGGAGGATGATGATGACGATGATGGTAAAGGCAATAACACCTTTGTGATTCCATCCGCTGAGGGCTGTTTTATCAACAGTATTGGCGGCTGA
- a CDS encoding TetR/AcrR family transcriptional regulator, producing MPEKNDLKPRKKPIQERAKATVDAIYEAALQLLLKNHYDTVTTDQIAERAGVSIGTLYQYFPNKESILVGMWEQVFNAVIIGGATYSLHKSGVAGEVKAPEQHERVAGGNQGAAGYVMKHIAGVYTGALSGISEVSIFYLQHRFKVQGTWKLDLGETSVKIVIKGLPVVDRITGAGTVDPHTGFMEMVVKTPVTGKLRGTGRFDGGNYAFHIPRVDYSMSGTLTANGSASGNWEFNISFIVFRLSGKGDLFPA from the coding sequence ATGCCGGAAAAAAACGACCTCAAGCCCCGTAAAAAACCGATACAGGAAAGAGCCAAAGCGACTGTGGATGCTATTTACGAGGCCGCTTTGCAACTGCTTTTAAAGAATCACTATGACACCGTGACAACCGACCAGATAGCCGAACGGGCCGGGGTTTCCATCGGCACGCTTTACCAGTATTTTCCCAACAAGGAGTCGATTCTGGTCGGTATGTGGGAGCAGGTGTTCAATGCTGTTATTATCGGGGGGGCCACCTATTCTCTTCACAAGTCCGGAGTTGCAGGCGAGGTAAAAGCGCCGGAACAACATGAACGTGTCGCCGGCGGGAATCAGGGTGCCGCCGGGTATGTCATGAAGCATATCGCCGGTGTGTACACCGGCGCGCTGTCAGGAATCAGCGAGGTCTCGATTTTTTACCTTCAACACCGGTTTAAGGTCCAGGGCACATGGAAGCTTGATCTCGGTGAGACATCGGTGAAGATTGTCATCAAGGGACTTCCGGTTGTTGATCGAATCACCGGTGCGGGAACCGTTGACCCCCATACCGGTTTTATGGAAATGGTCGTAAAAACCCCGGTCACGGGGAAGCTGCGAGGAACAGGCAGGTTTGACGGCGGTAATTACGCTTTTCATATTCCCCGCGTTGATTATTCAATGTCAGGGACCTTGACTGCGAACGGCTCTGCTTCAGGCAACTGGGAGTTTAATATTTCGTTTATCGTTTTCAGACTGTCCGGGAAAGGTGATCTGTTCCCCGCTTAA
- a CDS encoding OmpP1/FadL family transporter, translating to MTTPAGATHFGDTFGFSPEGMALGNAMTAKVDDWSAVYYNIAGLGRSQHLVNGKSQLFLGYINNAPDLDIEIVRREAATGDRLATNGDRDLDTGTIVIGGVLDIGTLVHLPEMVSSTRLGLAIGLNDDQSVVKINDLDPRTHNFMRYGRECQRMLITTGMGFGFLHDTFGVGLGVTSFFTGEGTALLERVELQTESQSPPGQAKMDLKMEQALVMGAYFSPGKLWRSLDTLELGVAYRAESQLDITPFRAIASTDLGGIPLNIKMALVDYYQPEMYSVGLAYSLNRLTLSADLEFQQWSGFEFSTPMQENYGGELKEFDDIFVPKLGLAYDFNPSLDLLFGYYYEPSFVPDEAVSGRMNFLDNDKHVVSLGCVYQLPKLSMVKGNSEFSIGYQYQHLMDRDVIKTAPTPENPHYSYGGSCHSLMLGVSINI from the coding sequence TTGACGACGCCGGCCGGCGCCACCCACTTTGGCGACACCTTTGGTTTTTCGCCGGAGGGAATGGCACTGGGGAACGCCATGACGGCAAAAGTCGATGACTGGTCGGCCGTGTACTACAATATTGCCGGGCTCGGCCGTTCCCAACACCTGGTTAACGGCAAAAGCCAGCTTTTTCTGGGTTACATAAACAATGCCCCGGATCTGGATATCGAGATTGTCAGGCGTGAAGCCGCCACCGGCGATCGCCTGGCCACCAACGGGGACAGGGACCTGGACACCGGGACCATTGTTATTGGCGGCGTGCTGGATATCGGTACCCTTGTACATCTTCCCGAAATGGTATCCTCGACCCGCCTGGGGCTTGCCATCGGCCTTAACGATGACCAGAGCGTGGTTAAAATAAACGACCTCGACCCCCGCACGCATAATTTCATGCGCTATGGCCGGGAATGCCAGCGCATGCTGATCACCACCGGCATGGGATTCGGATTTTTACACGACACCTTCGGGGTCGGCCTGGGCGTTACCTCCTTTTTTACCGGAGAGGGGACCGCTCTCCTGGAACGTGTCGAGCTGCAGACGGAATCCCAAAGCCCGCCCGGGCAGGCCAAAATGGACCTCAAAATGGAACAGGCCCTGGTGATGGGCGCCTATTTCAGCCCCGGGAAACTGTGGCGGTCCCTGGATACATTAGAGCTGGGCGTCGCCTATCGGGCCGAATCTCAGCTGGATATCACGCCTTTCAGGGCGATTGCGTCCACCGACCTGGGGGGCATTCCCCTGAATATCAAGATGGCCCTGGTAGATTATTATCAGCCGGAAATGTATTCCGTTGGCCTGGCCTACTCACTGAACCGGTTGACCCTCTCCGCTGATCTGGAGTTCCAGCAGTGGTCCGGGTTCGAATTTTCCACCCCGATGCAAGAGAACTATGGCGGCGAACTAAAAGAATTTGACGATATCTTTGTTCCCAAACTGGGCCTGGCCTATGACTTCAACCCATCTTTAGACCTGCTTTTCGGGTACTATTATGAGCCCTCCTTTGTGCCCGATGAAGCGGTCAGCGGCCGCATGAATTTTCTGGATAACGATAAACATGTCGTATCACTCGGGTGTGTCTATCAACTGCCGAAACTGTCAATGGTGAAGGGCAACAGCGAATTCTCGATCGGCTATCAGTATCAGCACCTGATGGACCGGGACGTTATCAAAACAGCACCGACCCCTGAAAACCCGCACTATTCCTATGGGGGGAGCTGTCACTCGTTGATGCTGGGCGTCTCCATCAATATCTAG
- a CDS encoding PilZ domain-containing protein, whose protein sequence is MSKQNKLSPATEKNQNSKKDRRAHPRFRCRIPVPVLKDKPLEFFNVSIRNFSESGFYFETSYPVVSGTFVRVAMDNDSVGSGALISRQARIKWRMALGREKAHQYGCGAQYLPAGSSDMDS, encoded by the coding sequence ATGTCGAAACAGAACAAATTGTCGCCGGCAACGGAGAAAAATCAGAATTCTAAAAAGGACCGCCGGGCGCACCCCCGCTTCAGGTGTAGAATTCCTGTTCCGGTTCTGAAAGATAAACCCCTGGAGTTTTTTAACGTATCCATTCGCAATTTCAGTGAATCGGGTTTCTATTTTGAGACGTCATATCCTGTCGTTTCCGGGACCTTTGTTCGGGTGGCAATGGATAATGACTCGGTTGGCTCAGGCGCCCTAATTTCGCGTCAGGCCAGAATAAAGTGGCGAATGGCACTCGGAAGGGAAAAAGCACATCAATACGGATGCGGCGCGCAGTATTTACCGGCCGGTTCATCCGACATGGATTCATAG
- a CDS encoding DUF2939 domain-containing protein: MKKLMWLLGALSVLVLGGVILSPFYSVYQIRNSIAENDAKKLSHYVEFPQLRKNLKDQLNQTLESKFARKSVETESRFSDVTYKFAQRFSNQLVDAYVTPKGLGRFMGVEGGKAPRYSGDKGESQPSGNEKRFKLLKNTRFSFASTRTFILSMPAKNDKTIKLVLSRDRFLWKLNNIVLPISNK, translated from the coding sequence ATGAAGAAACTCATGTGGCTTTTGGGGGCTTTGTCAGTACTGGTTTTAGGGGGTGTTATTTTATCTCCTTTTTACTCCGTTTATCAGATTAGAAACAGCATTGCAGAAAATGATGCAAAAAAATTATCTCATTATGTTGAGTTTCCTCAATTGCGAAAAAATTTAAAAGACCAGTTAAATCAGACACTCGAAAGCAAATTTGCCAGGAAATCAGTAGAAACTGAAAGCCGTTTTAGTGATGTGACATATAAATTTGCGCAAAGATTTTCAAATCAACTGGTAGATGCTTATGTCACTCCCAAAGGACTTGGCAGGTTCATGGGCGTTGAGGGCGGTAAAGCCCCGAGGTATTCCGGGGATAAGGGAGAATCGCAGCCATCTGGAAATGAAAAAAGATTCAAACTCTTAAAAAACACAAGATTTTCATTTGCATCAACCCGGACCTTTATTCTTTCCATGCCTGCCAAGAACGATAAAACTATCAAACTTGTTTTAAGCCGGGATCGGTTTTTATGGAAACTGAATAATATTGTTTTGCCAATCAGCAACAAATGA
- a CDS encoding prephenate dehydrogenase/arogenate dehydrogenase family protein, which translates to MDPVTIGIAGGTGGMGQWFQNYFTQAGHAVRIAGRKTEVTYEDLVRDCDVVILSMPQKAAMAVAGRIGPAMREDQLLMDFCSQKAGIVAAMAGATRADVIGTHPMFGPSTASLAGQNIILCPARNSHNWLSWVERVFADGGAVVTRMEPEEHDRKMALAQSLKHFLTVSLARMLQTLDIRPDDAFLYATPIFRLNINLIGRLLAQDLSLYADLVSGNPQAPVVVDRFLAAMEESRRAFFSGDEQKAADYLTEIRKFFGDDFCKEALEETSRVIDAMYRS; encoded by the coding sequence ATGGACCCGGTAACAATCGGCATCGCCGGCGGCACAGGCGGCATGGGCCAGTGGTTTCAAAATTATTTTACACAGGCCGGTCATGCGGTGCGGATTGCCGGAAGAAAGACGGAGGTCACCTACGAGGATCTGGTCCGCGACTGTGACGTTGTAATTCTAAGCATGCCCCAGAAGGCGGCCATGGCGGTGGCCGGCCGGATCGGCCCGGCCATGCGCGAAGACCAGTTGCTCATGGACTTTTGTTCCCAGAAGGCGGGTATTGTGGCGGCCATGGCAGGGGCCACCCGGGCCGACGTGATCGGGACCCATCCCATGTTCGGCCCCAGCACCGCGTCTCTTGCCGGTCAGAATATTATCCTGTGTCCGGCCCGGAACAGCCACAACTGGCTCTCCTGGGTGGAAAGGGTATTTGCCGACGGCGGCGCCGTGGTCACCCGCATGGAACCGGAAGAACACGACCGCAAGATGGCCCTGGCCCAGAGCCTGAAACACTTTCTCACTGTTTCTCTGGCTCGGATGCTTCAGACACTTGATATCCGTCCTGACGATGCGTTCCTGTACGCCACGCCGATTTTCCGGCTCAACATCAACCTGATCGGCCGCCTTTTGGCCCAGGACCTGTCCCTGTATGCCGATCTTGTTTCAGGCAACCCCCAGGCGCCTGTGGTGGTGGACCGGTTTCTTGCTGCCATGGAGGAGAGCCGCCGAGCCTTTTTTTCAGGGGACGAGCAAAAGGCTGCCGACTACCTGACGGAGATTCGAAAGTTCTTTGGTGACGACTTCTGCAAAGAGGCCCTGGAAGAGACCAGCCGGGTCATTGATGCCATGTACCGCTCGTGA
- the aroC gene encoding chorismate synthase: MAGNTFGELFRVTTWGESHGPGIGVVIDGCPPGLALDEAGVQKMLDRRKPGGGSIASTARKEADRAVILSGVFEGKTTGTPILIMAHNRDARSSAYTDIAGLFRPGHGDITYTAKYGIRDWRGGGRASARETFGRVAAGAVAAELLRLSGISVAAYTLELGGIRATTIDVGQVDQNMFGCPDSTVMAAMTDRVTQVKRRGDSVGGIVEVRADGVPAGLGEPVFDKLDADIAKALMSIGAVKGVEIGAGFEASGMTGSRSNDEITPQGFATNNAGGILAGISNGDRIVARAAVKPIPSIGITQQTVDTNGKPASISIKGRHDISAIPRINVVCEAMVCLVLADHLLRQKAISWTR; this comes from the coding sequence ATGGCTGGTAATACTTTTGGAGAGCTGTTTCGCGTTACCACATGGGGAGAGTCCCACGGGCCGGGCATCGGTGTGGTCATCGACGGGTGCCCGCCCGGCCTTGCCCTGGACGAAGCCGGGGTGCAGAAAATGCTGGACCGCCGCAAGCCCGGCGGCGGGTCCATTGCCAGCACCGCCAGAAAAGAGGCGGACCGGGCCGTTATCCTGTCCGGCGTGTTTGAAGGCAAAACCACGGGCACCCCGATCCTGATCATGGCCCATAACAGGGATGCCCGGTCATCCGCCTACACCGACATCGCCGGCCTGTTCCGGCCCGGGCATGGTGACATCACCTACACGGCCAAGTACGGCATTCGGGACTGGCGGGGCGGGGGCCGGGCCTCGGCCCGGGAGACCTTTGGCCGGGTGGCGGCCGGGGCCGTGGCCGCTGAACTGCTTCGGCTTTCCGGTATTTCAGTTGCGGCCTACACCCTGGAACTGGGCGGCATCCGCGCAACAACCATTGATGTCGGGCAGGTTGATCAGAACATGTTCGGCTGCCCGGACAGCACTGTTATGGCGGCCATGACTGACCGTGTGACCCAGGTAAAGCGGCGGGGTGACTCTGTCGGCGGCATCGTCGAGGTCCGTGCCGATGGCGTGCCCGCCGGCCTGGGAGAGCCGGTGTTTGACAAACTGGATGCCGACATTGCCAAAGCCCTGATGAGTATCGGCGCGGTAAAGGGAGTTGAGATCGGCGCCGGGTTTGAAGCATCGGGTATGACCGGCTCCCGGAGCAACGATGAAATCACGCCCCAGGGGTTTGCCACCAATAATGCCGGCGGCATTCTGGCCGGCATTTCCAACGGGGACCGGATCGTGGCCAGGGCCGCGGTCAAGCCGATTCCCTCCATCGGCATTACCCAGCAAACCGTGGATACAAACGGCAAACCGGCCTCCATTTCCATCAAGGGCCGGCACGATATTTCCGCCATTCCCCGGATCAACGTGGTGTGTGAGGCCATGGTGTGCCTGGTGCTGGCCGATCATCTTCTTAGACAGAAAGCGATTTCATGGACCCGGTAA
- a CDS encoding shikimate kinase yields MNLFIVGNDPDIPEVVRRVAERAGFAPVDMAALLVEKMGRTSAAFAAEEGDQALADMESHVLQSVARRSGCVVALGMQIEPTPDNVSRMKERGLILWFKKNSDARTYPDRVPVFNQAADYVLAVDDLAPDRKVDAVWDLLWG; encoded by the coding sequence ATGAACCTGTTTATCGTGGGAAACGATCCAGACATACCGGAGGTGGTCCGGCGCGTGGCCGAGCGGGCGGGGTTCGCACCGGTAGACATGGCGGCCCTGCTGGTCGAAAAGATGGGCCGGACTTCGGCTGCCTTTGCCGCTGAAGAGGGGGACCAGGCCCTGGCGGACATGGAGTCTCATGTGCTGCAATCAGTGGCCCGGCGCAGCGGGTGCGTGGTGGCCCTGGGAATGCAGATCGAACCGACCCCGGACAATGTTTCCCGCATGAAGGAACGGGGCCTGATCCTCTGGTTTAAGAAAAACAGTGATGCCCGGACATATCCGGATCGGGTTCCGGTCTTCAACCAGGCGGCGGATTATGTGCTGGCGGTTGACGACCTGGCACCGGACCGGAAGGTAGACGCGGTCTGGGATCTTTTGTGGGGATAG